Proteins encoded within one genomic window of Acidovorax sp. 107:
- the lspA gene encoding signal peptidase II: MARSTQTGQAGRTGAGMWPWLAWAVFLLVADQITKTLILNHYQLGDSTLITSFFNIVRAHNTGAAFSFLSDAGGWQRWLFTGVGVAATVFIVWQLRAHPGQKLFSFALSSILGGAVGNVVDRLMHGYVVDFLQFHYAGWYFPSFNLADSAITVGAACLILDELLRVRRER; encoded by the coding sequence ATGGCGCGCTCTACGCAAACCGGGCAGGCCGGGCGCACCGGTGCGGGCATGTGGCCCTGGCTGGCGTGGGCAGTGTTTCTGCTGGTGGCCGACCAGATCACCAAGACGCTGATCCTCAACCACTACCAGCTGGGCGACTCCACGCTCATCACCAGCTTCTTCAACATCGTGCGCGCCCACAACACCGGCGCAGCGTTCTCGTTCCTGTCGGACGCGGGCGGCTGGCAGCGCTGGCTGTTCACAGGGGTTGGTGTGGCGGCCACGGTCTTCATCGTGTGGCAGCTGCGTGCGCACCCGGGCCAGAAGCTGTTCAGCTTTGCGCTGTCCAGCATCCTGGGCGGTGCCGTGGGCAACGTGGTGGACCGGCTCATGCATGGCTACGTGGTGGACTTCTTGCAGTTCCACTACGCGGGCTGGTACTTCCCGTCGTTCAACCTGGCGGACTCAGCCATTACCGTCGGCGCTGCCTGCCTGATCCTGGATGAGCTGCTGAGGGTGCGGCGCGAGCGCTGA